In a single window of the Littorina saxatilis isolate snail1 linkage group LG5, US_GU_Lsax_2.0, whole genome shotgun sequence genome:
- the LOC138966796 gene encoding putative defense protein Hdd11 — protein sequence MMKVSLLQPFLLALAVVHVAHGYPNGPPVKACTSMYPSGHKVDAQTSDPPYELLVSSNTVQLGQDVTVTLKMKTDHDPAYPYFEGVFVQARMANCMSDLPIGTFSVPENDPFLRVMDCHADRPMSAVSHKNHTHQTEKMFTWTAPTSEPGRIYFRATVVKNTETFWTNVYSPYLEDDTDDSNVPGKYCEVQSTVGSASSLAAVTSLVVAAVITSLQLF from the exons GTTTCACTGTTGCAACCCTTCCTGCTGGCGCTTGCCGTGGTACATGTGGCACACGGGTACCCCAATGGTCCACCCGTTAAGGCTTGCACCAGCATGTACCCCTCGGGACACAAAGTGGACGCCCAGACCTCTGACCCTCCATATGAACTCCTCGTCAGTAGCAACACCGTGCAGCTTGGACAGGACGTTACTG TTACATTAAAAATGAAGACAGACCACGACCCAGCATACCCGTACTTTGAAGGGGTGTTCGTCCAAGCTCGCATGGCCAACTGTATGAGCGATCTGCCCATTGGTACCTTTTCTGTCCCCGAGAATGACCCGTTTCTTCGTGTTATGGATTGTCACGCTGACAGACCCATG AGCGCGGTGTCACACAAGAACCACACCCACCAGACCGAAAAAATGTTCACGTGGACCGCTCCCACTTCTGAACCCGGACGCATCTACTTCAG GGCCACGGTGGTGAAAAATACGGAGACCTTTTGGACCAACGTTTACTCCCCATACCTGGAGGATGACACTGATGACAGCAACGTTCCCGGGAAATACTGTGAAGTTCAGTCCACAGTGGGTAGTGCGTCATCACTTGCTGCTGTCACGTCACtcgttgttgctgctgtcaTCACTTCTCTTCAGTTGTTCTGA